One Campylobacter concisus DNA segment encodes these proteins:
- the plsY gene encoding glycerol-3-phosphate 1-O-acyltransferase PlsY, which produces MQNLILYAISYLLGSIPSGLILAKIFGHVDIKKEGSKSIGATNVLRVLKQTNPKLAKKLAILTVVCDVLKGVLPLIVASSLGASQSTLWTMAVLSVVGHCFSIFLGFQGGKGVATGAGVLAFFLPVEIIIALVVWFLVGKFLKISSLASLCALIALIASSFIIHPELDEIYTHAPILIIAFLVVYKHIPNIVRLLSGKEQKVV; this is translated from the coding sequence ATGCAAAATTTAATACTTTATGCCATTAGCTACCTGCTTGGCAGCATCCCATCAGGGCTCATACTAGCAAAAATTTTTGGACATGTTGATATAAAAAAAGAGGGTAGCAAAAGCATAGGTGCGACAAATGTTTTAAGGGTTTTAAAGCAAACTAACCCAAAACTCGCCAAAAAGCTAGCCATTTTAACCGTAGTTTGTGACGTGTTAAAAGGCGTTTTGCCACTCATCGTAGCCTCTTCTCTTGGTGCAAGCCAAAGTACGCTTTGGACGATGGCGGTTTTAAGCGTTGTGGGGCATTGTTTTTCTATATTTTTAGGCTTTCAAGGCGGCAAAGGCGTGGCAACCGGAGCTGGCGTACTTGCATTTTTCTTACCAGTTGAGATAATAATCGCTCTTGTCGTTTGGTTTTTGGTTGGTAAGTTTTTAAAGATAAGCTCTCTAGCCTCGCTATGCGCGCTGATAGCTCTCATCGCATCAAGCTTCATCATCCACCCAGAGCTTGATGAAATTTACACTCACGCGCCGATCCTTATCATCGCATTTTTGGTAGTTTATAAGCACATACCAAATATCGTTCGCCTGCTTTCAGGCAAGGAGCAAAAAGTAGTATGA
- the fliN gene encoding flagellar motor switch protein FliN, whose amino-acid sequence MNDEGAIETLEQLGLFKSYDELMDISVDFIAELGTTTVSINELLKFEAGSVIDLEKPAGESVELYINNRIFGKGEVMVYEKNLAIRINEILDSKSVIQYFKKELL is encoded by the coding sequence ATGAACGACGAAGGTGCGATAGAGACACTAGAACAGCTAGGGCTTTTTAAGAGTTATGATGAGCTTATGGATATAAGCGTTGATTTTATAGCTGAGCTAGGAACTACCACAGTTAGCATAAATGAGCTTTTGAAATTTGAAGCTGGCTCGGTCATAGACCTAGAAAAGCCAGCTGGTGAGAGCGTGGAGCTATATATAAATAATAGAATTTTTGGAAAAGGCGAAGTAATGGTTTATGAGAAAAATTTAGCCATCAGGATAAATGAAATTTTGGACTCAAAGTCAGTTATTCAGTACTTCAAAAAAGAACTTTTATGA
- a CDS encoding sensor histidine kinase — MLIAVVSVMLYHYIRVTVFQSVVSELNQQAISYKNNPQNFNPNNLKTFTIETPNKTLATIKAGELKGEKPYLVMQKIKDESTTTLTTRLDDSNYLVLEKETTLQSQIVEEIFIDIIIVNVTAILLVLFYALFLSRMLLIPIKILSHKLTNLDEKFLKEIDIKSLPDEFLPLGNSINRLISRIQTFVLYQKELFVGVAHELKTPLAVMKTKNEVTLLKPRDSEKYIEALKSNNEAINGMNAMIGSVLEIGRQEGAQFEEPVNTDVIAFLKKLGKNYEVLAKGEEKNLVLDLKPEILNLNIQTSLLTHIVQNFVQNAIKFSPKNSTITISSRLEKSKFIIEVTDEGVGIDESKDLFAPFKRYGNKGGAGLGLFLAKGAAQALDAEISIKNREGANGAVASLVLNLKG, encoded by the coding sequence ATGCTAATTGCCGTTGTTTCGGTGATGCTCTATCACTACATAAGAGTCACCGTTTTTCAAAGTGTAGTTAGCGAGCTAAACCAGCAAGCCATATCTTACAAAAACAATCCTCAAAATTTTAATCCAAACAATCTAAAAACTTTTACTATAGAAACCCCAAACAAAACTCTAGCCACCATAAAAGCAGGCGAGCTTAAAGGTGAAAAGCCCTACCTTGTGATGCAAAAGATAAAAGATGAGAGCACAACCACGCTAACAACAAGGCTAGATGATAGTAACTACTTAGTCCTAGAGAAAGAGACGACGCTTCAAAGCCAGATAGTAGAAGAAATTTTTATAGATATTATAATCGTAAATGTCACAGCGATACTTTTGGTGCTATTTTATGCACTATTTTTATCAAGAATGCTTTTAATACCTATAAAAATTTTAAGTCACAAGCTTACAAATTTAGATGAGAAATTTCTAAAAGAGATCGATATCAAAAGCTTGCCAGACGAGTTTTTACCACTTGGCAATAGCATAAATAGGCTGATCTCTCGCATACAAACTTTCGTTTTATACCAAAAAGAGCTCTTTGTAGGCGTTGCTCACGAGCTAAAGACGCCGCTTGCCGTTATGAAAACCAAAAACGAAGTGACACTTTTAAAACCAAGAGATAGCGAAAAATATATAGAAGCGCTAAAATCAAACAACGAAGCGATCAACGGCATGAATGCGATGATAGGCTCAGTCCTTGAGATAGGCCGTCAAGAGGGTGCGCAGTTTGAAGAGCCAGTAAATACCGACGTGATCGCATTTTTGAAAAAACTAGGAAAAAACTACGAGGTGCTCGCAAAAGGTGAAGAAAAAAATCTCGTACTCGATCTAAAACCTGAAATTTTAAATCTCAACATCCAAACTAGCCTACTAACTCACATCGTGCAAAATTTCGTCCAAAATGCTATCAAATTTTCTCCAAAAAATAGCACCATTACCATTAGCTCAAGGCTTGAAAAGAGCAAATTTATCATCGAAGTAACCGACGAGGGCGTGGGCATAGATGAGAGCAAGGACTTGTTTGCTCCATTTAAAAGATACGGCAACAAAGGTGGTGCTGGACTTGGACTATTTCTCGCAAAAGGTGCAGCACAGGCACTTGACGCTGAGATATCTATCAAAAATAGAGAGGGTGCAAACGGAGCAGTTGCAAGCCTCGTTTTAAATTTAAAAGGATAA
- a CDS encoding dihydroneopterin aldolase codes for MKSEITTIIKDYKFQTVIGMFDFERVAKQEVKVSLEFRSTSLIDYVLVADFIKEFYNEMKFQSVEESLEATCKALKERFGSLTSLDMEILKTEILPNAIVGAKISTIF; via the coding sequence ATGAAAAGTGAAATAACAACGATCATTAAAGATTACAAATTTCAAACTGTCATCGGGATGTTTGACTTTGAGCGAGTTGCAAAGCAAGAGGTAAAAGTAAGCTTAGAATTTCGCTCGACTAGCTTGATTGATTATGTTTTGGTGGCTGATTTTATAAAAGAATTTTACAATGAGATGAAATTTCAAAGCGTAGAAGAGTCACTGGAAGCAACCTGCAAAGCGCTAAAAGAGAGGTTTGGCTCGCTTACTAGCTTGGATATGGAGATTTTAAAAACCGAGATTTTACCAAATGCAATTGTCGGTGCAAAAATCAGCACTATTTTTTAA
- a CDS encoding chemotaxis protein CheX, translated as MRKVIDEATSYLCKDTLGLDLEFGKSLGKGFYGASIPVYKGKNEYQFYLFFKKDTLKIFMNAFFGHEDVDGGDLDDLCKEIANQIIGKAKNLLNEKESNAYKLGTPEFLGEVENFGIKLKERFIYKIKNRTFQIGYKIQ; from the coding sequence ATGAGAAAAGTTATAGATGAAGCCACAAGCTATCTTTGCAAGGATACTTTGGGGTTGGATTTAGAGTTTGGCAAGAGCCTTGGTAAAGGATTTTACGGGGCTAGCATACCAGTTTATAAGGGTAAAAACGAGTATCAGTTTTATCTTTTTTTTAAAAAAGATACTTTAAAAATTTTCATGAATGCCTTTTTTGGTCACGAAGATGTTGATGGTGGAGATCTGGACGATCTTTGCAAAGAGATAGCCAATCAGATCATCGGTAAGGCTAAAAATCTACTAAATGAAAAAGAGTCAAATGCTTATAAGCTTGGAACGCCTGAGTTTTTGGGTGAGGTTGAGAATTTTGGCATAAAGCTAAAAGAGAGATTTATATATAAGATAAAAAATAGAACATTTCAAATAGGCTACAAGATACAATGA
- the trpA gene encoding tryptophan synthase subunit alpha — protein MDKVRSAFNGKKANIGYIVAGYPSLEKTKEFLENLDESTLDLLEIGIPYSDPLADGKLIAQASFETVQSGVNTDVVFDMLEGCKAKVTKPLVFLVYYNIIFAYGVDKFLKRSCEVGVSGFIVPDLPCEECEEFALKCKELNLCLVPLISVTSGGRADEILKFGSGFIYVLGAIGVSGSKRADEDRIKNLVLELKKKSDLPVAVGFGIKNKDDVSEVKKYADAAIIGTQIVKLCAKFSAKELVKEVDKLF, from the coding sequence ATGGATAAGGTTAGAAGCGCATTTAACGGTAAAAAGGCAAATATAGGCTACATCGTGGCTGGATATCCAAGCTTAGAGAAAACTAAGGAATTTTTAGAAAATTTAGATGAGAGCACACTTGATCTACTGGAGATCGGTATCCCATATTCTGACCCGCTGGCTGACGGCAAACTCATCGCGCAAGCTAGCTTTGAGACAGTTCAAAGTGGCGTAAATACCGACGTTGTCTTTGACATGCTTGAGGGATGCAAGGCAAAAGTGACAAAGCCACTTGTCTTTTTAGTTTATTACAACATCATCTTTGCTTATGGCGTGGATAAATTTCTAAAAAGATCATGTGAAGTAGGAGTGAGCGGCTTTATCGTGCCGGATCTGCCTTGTGAGGAGTGCGAGGAGTTTGCTCTAAAGTGCAAGGAGCTAAATTTATGCCTTGTGCCACTTATCAGCGTCACTTCTGGGGGCAGGGCGGATGAGATATTAAAATTTGGCTCAGGATTTATCTACGTGCTAGGTGCTATCGGCGTTAGCGGTTCAAAAAGAGCTGATGAAGATAGGATAAAAAATTTAGTCCTAGAGCTTAAGAAAAAGAGCGATCTGCCAGTGGCTGTGGGTTTTGGCATCAAAAACAAAGATGATGTTAGTGAAGTGAAAAAATATGCTGACGCTGCGATCATAGGCACGCAAATAGTCAAGCTTTGTGCTAAATTTAGCGCAAAAGAGCTAGTGAAAGAGGTCGATAAACTCTTTTAA
- the recR gene encoding recombination mediator RecR, producing the protein MKRGLEKFNELTESFARLPGVGKKSAARFAYFVCMQDSFAGLRLAQNIEDAVRFIKRCERCGGLSENEICDICSDESRDSEVILLVESPKDILVFEQNGIYNGLYFVLDEIDEDAIERLRSAITQNGSKEVVFAFTPGLNSDALMLYVEDKLGMSEISFSKIAQGVPTGVNLENVDMLSLLKAYESRTKA; encoded by the coding sequence ATGAAAAGGGGCTTAGAGAAATTTAACGAGCTAACTGAGTCTTTTGCCAGGCTTCCAGGTGTGGGAAAAAAATCAGCCGCAAGATTTGCCTACTTTGTCTGCATGCAAGATAGCTTTGCAGGGCTAAGGCTCGCGCAAAATATCGAAGATGCGGTGAGATTTATCAAGCGCTGTGAGCGTTGCGGTGGGCTAAGCGAAAATGAAATTTGTGACATTTGCAGCGACGAGAGCAGGGACAGCGAAGTCATCTTACTGGTTGAAAGCCCAAAAGATATCTTGGTTTTTGAGCAAAATGGCATCTACAATGGCCTTTACTTCGTACTTGACGAGATCGACGAGGACGCCATAGAGAGGCTGCGAAGTGCTATCACGCAAAATGGCTCAAAAGAGGTCGTCTTTGCCTTTACGCCGGGGCTAAATTCAGACGCGCTCATGCTTTACGTAGAGGATAAGCTTGGAATGAGTGAAATTTCATTTAGCAAGATCGCTCAAGGCGTGCCAACTGGCGTAAATTTAGAAAACGTCGATATGCTCTCGCTCTTAAAAGCCTACGAGAGCCGCACAAAAGCCTAA
- the trpD gene encoding anthranilate phosphoribosyltransferase: MILLIDNYDSFVFNVEQYVKELTSEEVRCVRNDKITLEEIKKLSPSKIILSPGPKHPKDSGVCLEILQADLGVPVLGICLGHQAIGLSYGAKIKRLDDPLHGKTSFIDVKNKEPLFAGLPERFEVMRYHSLYVDELPASLSADAVSDDGVVMALSVKDKPIFGIQFHPESYFTQYGKKIVENFVNFKAKDEVKEPKIRSLKPYLIKLQENIPLDDSDFEQICEIIASKEYEIVQLSALLVLISEKSLYPKSLAALAKNILKYSQTYRDDTPMIDLCGTGGDGFKTINISTTVAFILASLGVKVAKHGNKAVSSKSGSSDVLEILGVKSEKSLAKQRENLANKNLAFFHAPFFHPLVGEVREVRQRLGIRTVFNVLGPLLNPNLNLTNQLVGVYHKPVLKLYAQTLKILGRKHALVVRGDDGLDEITLCSETSVVELKNGEFFEYSITPEQFGFKRALHSDIEGGTPEENAKTLIRTLKGEEQGAKFDIVVFNAMFALYAADGAKSPDEAKKMVLEAINSGKAYKFYEEFIKAQA, translated from the coding sequence TTGATTTTACTTATAGATAACTACGATAGTTTTGTCTTCAACGTCGAGCAGTACGTAAAAGAGCTCACCAGCGAAGAGGTTAGATGCGTTAGAAACGATAAGATAACGCTTGAAGAGATCAAAAAACTAAGTCCAAGTAAGATCATCCTAAGCCCAGGTCCAAAGCACCCAAAAGATAGCGGAGTTTGCTTAGAAATTTTGCAGGCAGACCTTGGCGTGCCAGTGCTTGGCATTTGCCTTGGACACCAAGCCATCGGTCTAAGCTACGGCGCAAAGATAAAAAGACTAGATGACCCGCTTCACGGCAAGACCTCGTTTATCGACGTGAAAAACAAAGAGCCACTCTTTGCAGGGCTGCCTGAACGCTTTGAGGTTATGCGCTACCACTCGCTCTATGTCGATGAGCTCCCAGCTAGCTTAAGCGCTGATGCGGTGAGCGATGATGGCGTAGTTATGGCGCTTAGCGTTAAAGATAAGCCGATCTTTGGCATCCAGTTTCACCCTGAAAGCTACTTCACACAATACGGCAAAAAGATCGTTGAAAATTTTGTAAATTTCAAAGCAAAAGATGAGGTAAAAGAGCCTAAAATCCGCTCACTTAAGCCTTATCTTATCAAGCTTCAAGAAAACATCCCACTTGATGATAGCGACTTTGAGCAAATTTGCGAGATAATAGCCAGTAAAGAGTATGAGATCGTGCAGCTTTCGGCACTTTTGGTGCTCATTAGCGAAAAGAGCCTCTATCCAAAAAGCCTCGCTGCACTTGCAAAAAATATCCTAAAATACTCACAAACCTACCGCGATGATACGCCTATGATCGATCTTTGCGGCACTGGAGGCGATGGCTTTAAGACGATAAATATTTCAACTACTGTGGCTTTCATCCTTGCAAGCCTTGGTGTAAAGGTCGCAAAACACGGCAACAAGGCAGTTTCAAGTAAGTCAGGTAGCTCTGATGTGCTTGAAATTTTAGGCGTAAAAAGTGAAAAATCACTGGCAAAACAGCGTGAAAATTTAGCAAATAAAAATTTAGCCTTTTTCCATGCGCCATTTTTCCATCCGCTAGTTGGCGAGGTGAGAGAAGTGCGCCAAAGACTTGGCATAAGGACCGTATTTAACGTTCTTGGACCTCTTTTAAATCCAAATTTAAACCTTACAAACCAGCTAGTTGGCGTCTATCATAAGCCCGTTCTAAAACTCTACGCCCAGACGCTTAAGATCCTTGGCAGAAAGCACGCTTTGGTCGTTCGTGGCGATGACGGGCTAGACGAGATCACGCTTTGTAGCGAAACGAGCGTTGTGGAGCTAAAAAATGGTGAATTTTTTGAGTATAGCATCACGCCAGAGCAGTTTGGCTTTAAAAGAGCGCTTCACAGCGATATCGAGGGCGGCACACCAGAAGAAAACGCCAAAACTTTGATACGCACGCTAAAAGGCGAAGAGCAGGGGGCGAAATTTGACATCGTGGTCTTTAATGCGATGTTTGCGCTATACGCGGCTGATGGGGCAAAGAGCCCAGACGAGGCCAAAAAAATGGTGCTTGAGGCGATAAATTCTGGCAAGGCGTATAAATTTTATGAAGAGTTTATAAAGGCACAGGCGTAA
- the hsrA gene encoding homeostatic response regulator transcription factor HsrA: MRILIVEDEVTLNKTIAEGLQEFGYQTDSSENFKDAEYYIGIRNYDLVLTDWMLQDGDGVDLINIIKHKSPRTSVVVLSAKDDKESEIKALRAGADDYIKKPFDFDILVARLEARLRFGGTNIIKIDELIINPDEEKITYLGRDIELKGKPFEVLTHLARHSDQIVSKEQLLDAIWEEPELVTPNVIEVAINQIRQKMDKPLNISTIETVRRRGYRFCFPKKA, encoded by the coding sequence ATGCGTATTTTAATAGTAGAAGACGAAGTAACGCTAAATAAGACGATTGCTGAGGGGTTGCAAGAGTTTGGTTATCAGACAGATAGCTCTGAAAATTTCAAAGACGCTGAGTACTACATCGGCATCAGAAACTACGACCTAGTTTTGACTGACTGGATGCTTCAAGATGGCGACGGCGTTGATCTTATAAACATCATAAAACATAAATCTCCACGCACTTCAGTCGTAGTTCTTTCTGCAAAAGACGACAAAGAGAGCGAGATAAAAGCACTTAGAGCTGGCGCTGATGACTACATCAAAAAGCCGTTTGATTTTGACATTTTAGTAGCTAGACTTGAGGCCAGACTACGCTTTGGTGGCACAAATATCATCAAGATAGACGAGCTTATCATCAACCCAGATGAAGAGAAGATCACATACCTTGGTCGCGACATCGAGTTAAAAGGTAAGCCATTTGAGGTATTAACTCACCTTGCAAGACACTCAGATCAGATCGTATCTAAAGAGCAACTACTTGACGCTATCTGGGAAGAGCCAGAGCTTGTAACTCCAAACGTTATCGAGGTTGCTATCAACCAAATCCGCCAAAAAATGGACAAACCGCTAAATATTTCAACAATAGAAACTGTTAGAAGACGCGGATATAGATTTTGCTTTCCCAAAAAAGCTTAA
- a CDS encoding phosphoribosylanthranilate isomerase, which produces MALVKICGIKTLDEASAVCALDVDFIGLIFAKSKRRVELNLARQIAKFAHSKGKKAVGVFALQSECEIMEICQFAGLDVAQVHGAISENLHANLKDMGLEIWQVFSVKDSLPEIDFKHFDMALFDCKGENAGGNGTSFEWEILKELKFKFGMAGGIGEHNIKEALKFRPYLVDINSKVEDENGIKDAQKIERILKIIGEVEDE; this is translated from the coding sequence ATGGCGCTAGTTAAAATTTGTGGCATCAAGACGCTAGATGAGGCGAGTGCGGTTTGCGCTTTGGATGTTGATTTTATCGGGCTGATATTTGCCAAAAGCAAAAGAAGGGTCGAGCTAAATTTAGCTAGGCAGATAGCTAAATTTGCTCACAGCAAGGGCAAAAAAGCAGTTGGCGTCTTTGCTTTGCAAAGCGAGTGCGAGATAATGGAAATTTGCCAGTTTGCAGGGCTTGACGTGGCTCAGGTGCACGGAGCGATCAGTGAAAATTTGCATGCAAATTTAAAAGATATGGGGCTTGAGATTTGGCAGGTTTTTAGCGTGAAAGATAGCTTGCCAGAGATTGATTTTAAGCATTTTGACATGGCGCTTTTTGACTGCAAGGGCGAAAATGCCGGCGGAAATGGCACTAGCTTTGAGTGGGAAATTTTAAAAGAGCTTAAGTTTAAATTTGGCATGGCTGGGGGTATAGGCGAGCACAATATAAAAGAGGCGCTGAAATTTAGGCCATACCTAGTCGATATCAACTCAAAAGTCGAGGACGAAAACGGCATAAAAGATGCGCAAAAGATAGAGAGAATTTTAAAGATCATAGGTGAGGTAGAAGATGAATAG
- the trpB gene encoding tryptophan synthase subunit beta, whose protein sequence is MNSKAYFGKFGGQFVPETVMFALDELESAYASIAKTKEFKDELDDLLKNYVGRPSPLFFAKRLSEHYGHEIYLKREDLNHTGAHKINNALAQALLAKKMGKKKILAETGAGQHGVATATAAALLGLECDVYMGATDVARQQLNAFRMQLLGAKVVSVEDGLKTLKEATTAAIQAWVNEIESAFYVIGSAVGPHPYPKIVRDFQSIIGTEAKAQLAEYGKKADYVIACVGGGSNAIGIFSAFLDDESVNLVGIEAGGLGIDTPYHAATLSKGKTGIIHGMKTTVLQDEYGMISPVHSISAGLDYPGIGPEHAHLNDIKRVRYEAVTDDECINALYFLSKMEGIIPAIESAHAVAYLEKLCPKLDKKSVIVVNVSGRGDKDINTVIGYEKGKIYG, encoded by the coding sequence ATGAATAGTAAAGCATATTTTGGAAAATTTGGCGGGCAGTTCGTGCCTGAGACGGTGATGTTTGCACTTGATGAGCTGGAGAGTGCTTATGCTAGCATCGCAAAGACAAAAGAGTTTAAAGACGAGCTTGATGATCTTTTGAAAAACTACGTTGGCAGGCCTAGTCCGCTCTTTTTTGCAAAGCGTCTGAGCGAGCACTACGGACATGAAATTTACCTAAAAAGAGAGGATTTAAACCACACGGGCGCACATAAGATAAATAACGCTCTTGCTCAAGCATTGCTTGCTAAAAAAATGGGTAAAAAGAAAATTTTAGCTGAGACTGGAGCTGGTCAGCACGGCGTAGCAACAGCGACTGCAGCGGCACTTTTGGGGCTAGAGTGTGACGTCTATATGGGTGCAACTGACGTTGCTAGACAGCAGCTAAATGCCTTTCGCATGCAGCTTCTTGGCGCAAAGGTGGTGAGCGTAGAAGATGGCTTAAAAACGCTAAAAGAGGCTACTACGGCGGCCATACAAGCGTGGGTAAATGAGATAGAGAGCGCATTTTACGTCATCGGCTCAGCCGTTGGCCCACACCCATATCCAAAGATCGTGCGTGACTTTCAAAGCATCATCGGCACAGAGGCAAAAGCTCAGCTAGCAGAGTATGGCAAAAAGGCCGACTACGTCATCGCCTGCGTTGGCGGCGGCAGTAATGCTATTGGCATTTTTAGCGCGTTTTTGGACGATGAGAGTGTAAATTTAGTAGGTATAGAAGCTGGCGGCCTTGGCATAGATACGCCTTATCACGCAGCTACGCTTAGCAAAGGCAAAACCGGCATCATCCACGGCATGAAAACGACGGTCTTACAAGATGAATACGGCATGATCTCGCCAGTGCATAGCATCTCAGCAGGCCTTGACTACCCAGGCATCGGCCCAGAGCACGCCCATCTAAATGACATCAAAAGGGTAAGATACGAAGCGGTGACCGATGATGAGTGCATAAACGCCTTGTATTTTCTAAGTAAGATGGAGGGCATCATCCCAGCTATCGAGAGCGCGCATGCGGTGGCGTATCTGGAGAAGCTTTGCCCAAAACTTGATAAAAAAAGCGTCATCGTCGTAAATGTCTCAGGCAGGGGCGATAAGGACATAAACACAGTCATCGGCTACGAAAAAGGAAAAATTTATGGATAA
- a CDS encoding Ppx/GppA phosphatase family protein, whose protein sequence is MAKRTAVIDLGSNSMRMAIFERTSRLAFFILAEYKTKVRLGEGGYGSNNEISEASMQKAIKAFSEFDNIIKSYKCSKVLCVGTSALRDAPNSCVLISLLRKKLGINLKVIDGKEEATFGAIAAKNLLYNLAECVTVDIGGGSTELARISNGKIVDVLSLDIGTVRLKELFFDKKNLNKLPKFLSQITAQIDERFKCPNLIAIGGSLRAISSAIMSKNLYPLSSLHGFCYKLSDEQAYIESIANVSVLELNKFPIKKDRYDTIREGAHIFLALAKALNAKNVITSGVGVREGVFLKDFLRPSLKFPENFNPSVKSLQDRFILSCNKAVVRYAKDIFVALKKLHGLNESYLETLLIAAKLHNVGQEIGFYGDHKNSAYIILNALNYGFSHEQKTLIAAVIGTNGKKNIYEFEKYKNLLPKAECVRWLSFILALAKALDITCEKLNLSFEFSGHTLKIEGAKEFAMAKEEIKKIAKPEIFAISFV, encoded by the coding sequence ATGGCAAAGAGAACCGCAGTGATCGATCTTGGCTCAAATTCTATGCGTATGGCAATATTTGAGCGCACATCACGCTTAGCATTTTTTATACTAGCTGAATACAAAACCAAAGTGCGACTGGGTGAAGGCGGATACGGCTCAAACAACGAAATTTCAGAAGCTTCAATGCAAAAAGCGATCAAAGCCTTTAGCGAATTTGATAACATCATAAAAAGCTATAAATGCTCCAAAGTCCTATGTGTCGGTACTTCAGCGCTTAGAGATGCTCCAAACTCATGCGTTTTGATCTCGCTTTTAAGAAAAAAACTTGGCATAAATTTAAAAGTGATTGACGGCAAAGAAGAGGCTACTTTTGGAGCGATAGCGGCTAAAAATTTGCTTTACAATCTAGCCGAGTGCGTCACTGTCGATATCGGCGGAGGCTCGACCGAGCTTGCTAGGATAAGTAACGGCAAGATAGTCGATGTCCTCTCGCTTGATATAGGCACAGTGAGGCTAAAAGAGCTATTTTTTGATAAGAAAAATTTAAACAAACTACCTAAATTTCTGTCGCAGATCACGGCGCAGATAGATGAGCGATTTAAGTGTCCAAATTTAATAGCGATCGGCGGCTCTTTAAGAGCGATCTCATCGGCCATAATGAGCAAAAATTTATATCCGCTCTCGTCGCTACATGGCTTTTGCTACAAGCTTAGCGACGAACAAGCCTACATCGAGAGCATCGCAAACGTTAGCGTGCTTGAGCTAAATAAATTCCCTATAAAAAAAGATAGATATGACACCATCAGAGAGGGTGCGCATATATTTTTAGCCCTTGCTAAGGCGCTAAACGCCAAAAACGTTATCACAAGTGGCGTTGGCGTAAGAGAGGGCGTCTTTTTAAAAGACTTTTTGCGTCCAAGTCTTAAATTTCCAGAAAATTTTAACCCAAGCGTCAAAAGCCTGCAAGATCGCTTCATCCTCTCTTGTAATAAAGCCGTGGTAAGATACGCAAAGGATATTTTTGTGGCGCTTAAAAAGCTTCATGGACTAAATGAGAGCTATCTTGAGACGCTGCTAATTGCTGCAAAGCTCCACAACGTCGGTCAAGAGATAGGCTTTTACGGTGATCACAAAAACTCAGCCTATATCATACTAAATGCCCTAAACTACGGCTTTTCACACGAACAAAAGACGCTAATAGCCGCGGTCATCGGAACAAACGGCAAGAAAAATATTTATGAGTTTGAAAAGTATAAAAATTTATTGCCAAAGGCTGAGTGTGTAAGGTGGCTAAGCTTCATCCTTGCGCTAGCCAAGGCACTTGATATAACCTGCGAGAAGCTAAATTTAAGCTTCGAGTTTAGCGGTCATACGCTAAAAATAGAGGGAGCAAAAGAATTTGCCATGGCAAAAGAAGAGATAAAAAAGATCGCAAAGCCTGAAATTTTCGCAATTTCGTTTGTGTAG